One region of Streptomyces davaonensis JCM 4913 genomic DNA includes:
- a CDS encoding glycosyltransferase family 39 protein yields the protein MTYDMARRSLPDLAGTLVQADAVHGLYYLVLHGLFEISGDLDPLLVMRLPSVLAAAAASGLVALLGHRLAGARAGLLAGIAFALLPPVQRYAQEGRSYALVCALVAWASYLLLGAMRSGRRRAWAGYGAVLLSACLLHEFAVLAALAHLVALPRPARRAGLTAICAVGAGLTPLAVLSMGQSEQVGWIGGPGAGAILGFAGVALLGTACAVIAKGPLPRLALPLLVLPALTLLLLSPLKPLYVDRYVLFGHLGTALLIGAALDRLLRARAVPVPIVTGVAAVAAVAALLPTTLDLRTPGSRTDDVTAIARAVRETDADAIVFMPSRRRVWTLTDPAALHGMRDLALERSPADSHTLYGTEVPAAEIRDRLLATDRVVTLRDPAGQPVDRTAQEITKRRVLDRYFVECGTRTLQGARITVHARPGNC from the coding sequence GTGACGTACGACATGGCGCGGCGCTCGCTGCCCGACCTCGCGGGGACGCTGGTTCAGGCCGACGCCGTGCACGGCCTGTACTACCTGGTGCTGCACGGCCTGTTCGAGATCTCCGGCGATCTGGACCCACTGCTCGTCATGCGGCTGCCCTCGGTGCTGGCGGCGGCCGCGGCGAGCGGGCTGGTGGCGCTGCTCGGGCACCGGCTGGCCGGAGCCCGCGCCGGACTGCTCGCCGGGATCGCGTTCGCGCTGCTGCCGCCGGTGCAGAGGTACGCGCAGGAGGGCCGCAGCTACGCGCTGGTGTGCGCGCTGGTCGCCTGGGCCTCGTACCTGCTGCTCGGCGCGATGCGGTCGGGGCGCCGCCGGGCCTGGGCCGGGTACGGTGCGGTGCTGCTGTCGGCCTGCCTGCTGCACGAGTTCGCGGTGCTCGCGGCGCTCGCGCACCTGGTGGCGCTGCCCCGGCCCGCCCGCCGGGCCGGGCTGACGGCGATCTGCGCGGTCGGCGCCGGGCTGACCCCGTTGGCCGTCCTGAGCATGGGCCAGTCGGAGCAGGTCGGCTGGATCGGCGGCCCGGGGGCGGGGGCGATTCTGGGCTTCGCCGGGGTGGCGCTGCTCGGGACCGCGTGCGCCGTGATCGCCAAGGGCCCCCTGCCCCGGCTCGCGCTCCCCCTGCTGGTACTGCCCGCCCTGACGCTGCTGCTGCTCTCCCCGCTGAAGCCGCTGTACGTCGACCGTTACGTCCTCTTCGGCCACCTCGGCACGGCCCTGCTGATCGGCGCCGCCCTCGACCGGCTGCTCCGGGCGCGGGCCGTGCCGGTGCCGATCGTCACGGGTGTCGCCGCGGTGGCCGCCGTGGCCGCGCTGCTGCCGACGACCCTGGATCTGCGCACGCCCGGGAGCCGTACCGACGATGTCACCGCCATCGCCCGTGCCGTACGGGAGACCGACGCCGACGCGATCGTGTTCATGCCGTCCCGGCGCCGGGTGTGGACCCTGACCGACCCGGCCGCCCTGCACGGCATGCGGGACCTCGCCCTGGAGCGGTCCCCGGCCGACTCGCACACGCTGTACGGCACCGAGGTGCCCGCGGCCGAGATCCGCGACCGGCTGCTCGCGACGGACCGGGTCGTGACGCTGCGCGATCCCGCCGGGCAGCCGGTCGACCGGACCGCCCAGGAGATCACCAAACGCCGAGTACTCGACCGGTACTTCGTGGAGTGCGGCACCCGCACCCTCCAGGGGGCGCGGATCACGGTCCACGCCCGGCCGGGCAACTGCTGA
- a CDS encoding class I SAM-dependent methyltransferase — translation MAHDHAHQHAHHHDHTDIDWADMAEHLETQAELFTPLHEHALAWLGGKQTEPGLIVDAGSGPGVVSCLLADSFPGARVVAVDGSEPLLHLARERAERLGVADRFATLTGELPDAMADLDYPADLIWASQSLHHLGDQQAAIRAYAERLAVGGTLALVEGGLPTRFLPRDFGIGRPGLEARIDAVQADWFADMRAALPGSVSVPEDWRAMMSAAGLKPSGTRTFLLDLPAPATDRARAVAAATFGRVRESLGDVLDATDRATLDRLLDPDDKASVHHRPDLYVLTARTVHTAVRTG, via the coding sequence ATGGCGCACGATCACGCACACCAGCACGCGCATCACCACGATCACACGGACATCGACTGGGCCGACATGGCCGAGCACCTGGAGACGCAGGCCGAGCTGTTCACCCCGCTGCACGAGCACGCGCTCGCCTGGCTCGGTGGCAAGCAGACCGAGCCGGGCCTGATCGTCGACGCGGGCAGCGGGCCCGGCGTCGTCTCCTGTCTGCTCGCCGACTCCTTCCCCGGGGCCCGGGTCGTCGCCGTGGACGGCTCCGAGCCGCTGCTGCACCTCGCCCGCGAGCGGGCGGAGCGGCTCGGGGTCGCGGACCGCTTCGCCACGCTGACCGGGGAACTCCCGGACGCCATGGCCGATCTGGACTACCCCGCCGATCTGATCTGGGCCAGCCAGAGCCTGCACCACCTCGGCGACCAGCAGGCGGCCATCCGGGCCTACGCCGAGCGGCTCGCGGTCGGCGGCACGCTCGCCCTCGTCGAGGGCGGACTGCCCACCCGCTTCCTGCCGCGCGACTTCGGCATCGGACGGCCGGGCCTGGAGGCGCGGATCGACGCGGTGCAGGCGGACTGGTTCGCCGACATGCGGGCCGCGCTGCCGGGCAGTGTGTCGGTGCCCGAGGACTGGCGGGCCATGATGAGCGCCGCCGGTCTGAAGCCCTCCGGCACCCGCACCTTCCTGCTGGACCTGCCCGCCCCGGCGACCGACCGGGCGCGTGCCGTCGCCGCCGCCACCTTCGGCCGGGTGCGCGAGTCCCTCGGCGACGTTCTCGACGCCACCGACCGCGCCACCCTGGACCGGCTCCTGGACCCGGACGACAAGGCGAGCGTGCACCATCGCCCCGACCTCTACGTCCTGACCGCCCGCACCGTGCACACCGCCGTCCGTACCGGCTGA
- a CDS encoding glycoside hydrolase family 6 protein, whose amino-acid sequence MSRTRTAMLAALALVAGASGTSLAAVPADDVGTAAVPCTVDYKTNDWGSGFTASVTVTNNGAAKSSWAVKWSYAGNQQVTNGWNAKITQSGTAVTAANESYNGSLGTGGSVSFGFNASYSGTNAIPGTFTLDGVTCNVDDGGTDPDPDPDPQPGNRVDNPYSGAKVYVNPEWAANAAAEPGGSRVSNQPTGVWLDRIAAINGVNGGMGLRDHLDEALTQKGSGELVVQLVIYNLPGRDCSALASNGELGPTEIDRYKTEYIDPIAAILADPKYAGLRIVTAVEIDSLPNLVTNTGSRPTATPECDVMKANGNYVKGVGYALSELGDVPNVYNYVDAGHHGWIGWDDNFGPSATTFKEAATAEGATVNDVHGFITNTANYGALKEDHFTIDSTVNGTSVRQSKWVDWNRYVDEQSYAQAFRNQLVSVGFNSGIGMLIDTSRNGWGGSARPTGPGATTSVDTFVDGGRYDRRIHLGNWCNQSGAGLGERPKAAPAAGIDAYVWMKPPGESDGSSSEIPNDEGKGFDRMCDPTYTGNARNGNNMSGALPNAPLSGRWFSAQFQQLMQNAYPPLS is encoded by the coding sequence ATGAGTCGTACCAGAACCGCGATGCTCGCTGCCCTGGCGCTGGTCGCCGGGGCCTCCGGGACATCGCTCGCCGCCGTGCCCGCCGACGACGTCGGCACCGCCGCGGTGCCCTGCACCGTCGACTACAAGACGAACGACTGGGGCTCCGGCTTCACTGCCTCCGTCACCGTCACCAACAACGGTGCCGCCAAGAGCAGTTGGGCGGTGAAGTGGTCGTACGCCGGTAACCAGCAGGTCACCAACGGCTGGAACGCGAAGATCACCCAGAGCGGTACGGCCGTCACCGCCGCCAACGAGAGCTACAACGGCAGCCTGGGCACCGGAGGTTCGGTGAGCTTCGGCTTCAACGCCTCCTACAGCGGCACCAACGCGATCCCGGGCACCTTCACGCTGGACGGCGTCACCTGCAACGTCGACGACGGCGGCACCGACCCGGACCCCGATCCCGATCCGCAGCCGGGCAACCGCGTGGACAACCCGTACTCCGGGGCCAAGGTCTATGTGAACCCCGAGTGGGCCGCGAATGCCGCCGCCGAGCCGGGCGGCAGCCGCGTCTCCAACCAGCCGACCGGTGTGTGGCTGGACCGGATCGCCGCCATCAACGGCGTCAACGGCGGCATGGGCCTGCGCGACCACCTCGACGAGGCGCTGACCCAGAAGGGCAGCGGCGAACTCGTCGTCCAGCTGGTCATCTACAACCTGCCCGGCCGCGACTGCTCCGCCCTCGCCTCCAACGGCGAGCTGGGCCCGACGGAGATCGACCGCTACAAGACCGAGTACATCGACCCGATCGCCGCGATCCTCGCGGACCCGAAGTACGCCGGGCTGCGGATCGTCACCGCCGTCGAGATCGACTCGCTGCCCAACCTCGTCACCAACACCGGAAGCCGCCCGACGGCCACCCCCGAGTGCGATGTGATGAAGGCCAACGGCAACTACGTCAAGGGCGTCGGCTACGCGCTCAGCGAGCTGGGCGACGTGCCCAACGTCTACAACTACGTCGACGCCGGCCACCACGGCTGGATCGGCTGGGACGACAACTTCGGTCCCTCCGCCACCACTTTCAAGGAGGCGGCCACCGCCGAGGGCGCCACGGTCAACGACGTGCACGGCTTCATCACCAACACGGCCAACTACGGTGCCCTGAAGGAGGATCACTTCACGATCGACTCCACGGTCAACGGCACCTCCGTCCGCCAGTCGAAGTGGGTGGACTGGAACCGCTACGTGGACGAGCAGTCGTACGCCCAGGCCTTCCGCAACCAGCTGGTCTCGGTCGGCTTCAACTCGGGCATCGGCATGCTGATCGACACCTCCAGGAACGGCTGGGGCGGCAGCGCCCGGCCCACCGGACCCGGCGCCACGACCAGCGTGGACACCTTCGTCGACGGCGGCCGCTACGACCGCCGCATCCACCTCGGCAACTGGTGCAACCAGTCCGGAGCGGGCCTCGGTGAGCGTCCGAAGGCCGCCCCCGCCGCCGGGATCGACGCCTACGTCTGGATGAAGCCCCCGGGTGAGTCCGACGGGTCCAGCTCCGAGATCCCGAACGACGAGGGCAAGGGCTTCGACCGCATGTGCGATCCCACGTACACGGGCAACGCGCGCAACGGCAACAACATGTCCGGCGCCCTGCCGAACGCTCCGCTTTCCGGGCGCTGGTTCTCCGCCCAGTTCCAGCAGCTGATGCAGAACGCCTACCCGCCGCTGTCGTAG
- a CDS encoding glycoside hydrolase family 48 protein codes for MHPPPRKPRAVRRAWTAVVAALALPFTMLATGTTPAQAAPLQCSVDYKTNDWGSGFTTDVTITNRGTDVIDGWTLTYAYTGNQRLSNGWNGTWSQSGQNITVQNASYNGRIAAGAAVSTGAQFSYSGTNAAPTSFAINGTTCTGAHQPPITVLTSPAAGAVYSQGDAVPLAATAAAADNATISKVEFYDDTTLLGTDTSAPYSLSVSSLTVGSHSLLAKAYDSLGASAESTPVGITVASGPAVVASTTQLAVQQGETGTYDIKLSTQPSSNVTVTTARASGNTGLSVTGGASLTFTPSNWNTTQRVTITADSSGTGAATFESTANGHAKAAVTVTQVEASGEYDARFLELYGKITNPANGYFSPEGIPYHSVETLIVEAPDHGHETTSEAYSYLLWLQAMYGKVTGDWTKFNGAWEIMEKYMIPTHADQPTNSFYNASKPATYAPELDTPNEYPARLDTGVSVGPDPIAAELKSAYGTDDVYGMHWLQDVDNVYGYGNSPGKCEAGPSDTGPSYINTFQRGAQESVWETVPQPTCDAFKYGGTNGYLDLFTGDSSYAKQWKFTNAPDADARAVQAAYWADKWADAQGKGGDISATVAKAAKMGDYLRYAMYDKYFKKVGNCVGPSACPAGTGKDSSFYLLSWYYAWGGATDTSAGWAWRIGSSHAHGGYQNPMAAYALANYADLKPKSATGQADWAKSLERQIEFYRWLQSSEGAIAGGATNSWAGRYATPPAGKSTFYGMYYDEKPVYHDPPSNQWFGFQAWSMERVAEYYQQTGNAAAKTVLDKWVDWALEHTTINPDGTYQIPSTLQWSGQPDTWNATSPGSNAGLHVTVADYTNDVGVAAAYAKTLTYYADRSGDTEAATTAKALLDGMWDNHQDALGIAVPENRADYNRFDDSVYVPSGWTGTMPNGDAINASSTFESIRSFYEDDPAWSKIESYLAGGAVPSFTYHRFWAQADIALAMGSYAELLE; via the coding sequence ATGCATCCCCCACCCCGTAAGCCAAGAGCGGTACGGCGCGCGTGGACCGCCGTCGTGGCCGCTCTGGCGCTTCCCTTCACGATGCTCGCGACGGGCACGACGCCCGCGCAGGCGGCGCCGCTTCAGTGCAGCGTCGATTACAAGACGAACGACTGGGGCTCCGGCTTCACCACCGACGTGACCATCACCAACCGTGGCACCGACGTGATCGACGGCTGGACCCTGACCTACGCCTACACGGGCAACCAGAGGCTCAGCAACGGCTGGAACGGCACCTGGTCGCAGTCCGGCCAGAACATCACCGTGCAGAACGCCTCCTACAACGGGCGAATCGCCGCGGGCGCCGCGGTCTCCACCGGGGCGCAGTTCAGCTACAGCGGCACCAACGCAGCCCCGACCTCGTTCGCGATCAACGGCACCACCTGCACCGGCGCCCATCAGCCCCCGATCACGGTGCTGACCAGCCCGGCCGCGGGCGCGGTCTACTCGCAAGGGGACGCGGTGCCGCTCGCGGCCACCGCGGCGGCCGCCGACAACGCCACCATCAGCAAGGTCGAGTTCTACGACGACACCACGCTGCTGGGCACGGACACGAGCGCCCCCTACTCGCTCTCCGTCTCCAGCTTGACCGTGGGCAGTCATTCCTTGCTGGCGAAGGCGTACGACAGCCTCGGCGCGTCCGCGGAGTCCACGCCGGTCGGCATCACGGTCGCCTCGGGTCCCGCCGTGGTGGCCTCGACGACCCAACTGGCCGTGCAGCAGGGCGAGACAGGCACGTACGACATCAAGCTGTCGACCCAGCCGTCCTCCAATGTCACCGTCACCACCGCCCGCGCGAGCGGGAACACGGGTCTGTCGGTGACCGGCGGGGCTTCGCTCACCTTCACCCCGTCGAACTGGAACACCACGCAGCGCGTGACCATCACCGCCGACTCCTCGGGGACCGGCGCGGCGACCTTCGAGTCGACCGCGAACGGCCACGCGAAGGCCGCGGTGACCGTCACCCAGGTCGAGGCGTCGGGTGAGTACGACGCCCGCTTCCTGGAGCTGTACGGGAAGATCACCAACCCGGCGAACGGCTACTTCTCCCCCGAGGGCATCCCGTACCACTCGGTGGAGACGCTGATCGTGGAGGCTCCGGACCACGGCCACGAGACCACGTCGGAGGCGTACAGCTATCTGCTGTGGCTCCAGGCCATGTACGGCAAGGTCACGGGCGACTGGACCAAGTTCAACGGCGCCTGGGAGATCATGGAGAAGTACATGATCCCCACCCACGCCGACCAGCCGACCAACTCCTTCTACAACGCCTCGAAGCCGGCGACCTACGCGCCCGAGCTGGACACTCCGAACGAGTACCCGGCCAGGCTCGACACCGGTGTCTCGGTCGGCCCGGACCCGATCGCGGCCGAGCTGAAGAGCGCGTACGGCACGGACGACGTGTACGGCATGCACTGGCTCCAGGACGTGGACAACGTCTACGGCTACGGCAACTCGCCCGGCAAGTGCGAGGCGGGCCCGTCGGACACCGGTCCGTCGTACATCAACACCTTCCAGCGCGGCGCGCAGGAGTCGGTGTGGGAGACGGTGCCGCAGCCGACGTGCGACGCCTTCAAGTACGGCGGCACGAACGGGTATCTGGATCTGTTCACCGGTGACTCCTCCTACGCCAAGCAGTGGAAGTTCACCAACGCCCCGGACGCCGACGCGCGTGCGGTGCAGGCCGCCTACTGGGCTGACAAGTGGGCCGACGCGCAGGGCAAGGGCGGCGACATCTCCGCGACCGTCGCCAAGGCCGCGAAGATGGGCGACTATCTGCGCTACGCCATGTACGACAAGTACTTCAAGAAGGTGGGCAACTGCGTCGGTCCGTCGGCCTGCCCGGCCGGTACCGGCAAGGACTCCTCGTTCTACCTGCTCTCCTGGTATTACGCCTGGGGCGGGGCCACCGACACCTCGGCGGGCTGGGCCTGGCGCATCGGCTCCAGCCACGCACACGGCGGCTACCAGAACCCGATGGCCGCGTACGCGCTGGCCAACTACGCCGACCTGAAGCCGAAGTCGGCGACGGGACAGGCGGACTGGGCCAAGTCCCTGGAGCGGCAGATCGAGTTCTACCGCTGGCTCCAGTCCAGCGAGGGCGCGATCGCGGGCGGGGCGACCAACAGCTGGGCGGGCCGTTACGCGACCCCGCCGGCCGGCAAGTCGACCTTCTACGGCATGTACTACGACGAGAAGCCCGTCTACCACGACCCGCCGTCCAACCAGTGGTTCGGCTTCCAGGCGTGGTCGATGGAGCGGGTGGCCGAGTACTACCAGCAGACGGGGAACGCCGCCGCAAAGACGGTCCTCGACAAGTGGGTCGACTGGGCGCTGGAGCACACCACGATCAACCCGGACGGCACGTATCAGATCCCGTCGACGCTCCAGTGGTCGGGCCAGCCCGACACCTGGAACGCCACGAGCCCCGGCTCGAACGCGGGCCTGCACGTCACCGTCGCCGACTACACCAACGACGTCGGTGTGGCGGCCGCGTACGCCAAGACCCTGACGTACTACGCCGACCGCTCCGGTGACACCGAGGCGGCGACGACGGCGAAGGCGCTGCTGGACGGCATGTGGGACAACCACCAGGACGCCCTCGGCATCGCCGTCCCGGAGAACCGCGCCGACTACAACCGCTTCGACGACTCGGTCTACGTCCCCAGTGGCTGGACCGGGACGATGCCGAACGGGGACGCGATCAACGCGTCGTCCACGTTCGAGTCGATCCGTTCCTTCTACGAGGACGACCCCGCGTGGTCGAAGATCGAGTCGTACTTGGCGGGCGGAGCGGTGCCTTCGTTCACGTACCACCGGTTCTGGGCCCAGGCGGACATCGCCCTGGCCATGGGTTCGTACGCGGAGCTGCTCGAATAG
- a CDS encoding cellulose binding domain-containing protein codes for MRRTRILTAVLALAAGLLAGTPPALAAEPDESPVSIAADTYTWKNARIDGGGFVPGIVFNRTEKNLAYARTDIGGAYRWVESSKTWTPLLDSVGWDDWGHTGVVSLASDSVDPDKVYAAVGTYTNSWDPGNGAVLRSADRGASWQKANLPFKLGGNMPGRGMGERLAVDPNRNSVLYLGAPSGKGLWRSTDSGASWAQVANFPNVGNYVQDPSDTSGYASDNQGIVWVTFDESTGTSGNATRTIYVGVADKDNAVYRSTDAGATWSRVAGQPTGHLAHKGVLDAENGYLYLSYSDKGGPYDGGKGQLWRYATATGAWTDISPVAEADTYYGFSGLTVDRQDPGTVMATAYSSWWPDTQLFRSTDSGATWTKAWDYTSYPNRANRYTMDVSSSPWLTWNANPAPPEQTPKLGWMTEALEIDPFNSSRMMYGTGATIYGTENLTNWDSDTRFTIKPMVQGLEETAVNDLASPPSGAPLLSALGDIGGFRHTDLTKVPAMMYTQPNFTSTTSLDFAESNPSTVVRVGNLDSGPHIAFSTDNGANWFAGADPSGVSGGGTVAAAADGSRFVWSPQGAGVHHTTGFGTSWSASSGIPPGAIVESDRVDPKVFYGFKSGKFYVSTDGGATFTASAATGLPSGDSVRFKALPGAKGDVWLAGGASDGAYGLWHSTDGGTSFTKLSNVEQADTIGFGKAAPGASYQTLYTSAKIGGVRGIFRSTDQGATWTRINDDAHQWGWTGAAITGDPRVYGRVYVATNGRGVIYGDSSDSGGTDPDPDPTPTGACAVTYQVTNQWQGGFQADVQLTNTGTSAWSGWNLAWSFPDGQTISQMWNAEHTQSGSSVTAKNVGWNANVAPGSSVSFGFTGNWTGTNSEPTAFKVGDRSCTVS; via the coding sequence GTGCGAAGAACCCGCATCCTCACGGCCGTCCTGGCGCTGGCGGCCGGGCTGCTCGCGGGCACGCCGCCCGCGCTGGCGGCCGAGCCCGACGAGTCGCCGGTGTCGATCGCCGCCGACACCTATACCTGGAAGAACGCCCGGATCGACGGCGGTGGATTCGTCCCCGGCATCGTGTTCAACCGCACCGAGAAGAATCTCGCCTACGCCCGCACCGACATCGGCGGCGCCTACCGCTGGGTGGAGTCGTCGAAGACCTGGACGCCGCTGCTGGACTCGGTGGGCTGGGACGACTGGGGCCACACCGGAGTCGTCAGCCTCGCCTCCGACTCCGTCGACCCGGACAAGGTGTACGCGGCGGTCGGCACGTACACCAACAGCTGGGACCCGGGCAACGGCGCGGTCCTGCGCTCCGCCGACCGGGGCGCCAGCTGGCAGAAGGCGAACCTGCCGTTCAAGCTGGGCGGCAACATGCCCGGCCGGGGCATGGGCGAGCGCCTGGCGGTCGACCCGAACCGCAACAGCGTGCTGTACCTGGGCGCGCCGAGCGGCAAGGGGCTTTGGCGGTCGACGGACTCCGGGGCGAGCTGGGCGCAGGTGGCGAACTTCCCCAACGTCGGCAACTACGTCCAGGATCCGAGCGACACCAGTGGCTACGCCTCCGACAACCAGGGCATCGTCTGGGTCACCTTCGACGAGTCCACCGGCACCTCGGGCAACGCCACGCGGACGATCTACGTCGGGGTCGCCGACAAGGACAACGCGGTGTACCGCTCGACGGACGCGGGCGCGACGTGGAGCCGGGTCGCCGGTCAGCCCACCGGCCATCTCGCCCACAAGGGCGTCCTGGACGCGGAGAACGGCTATCTGTACCTGTCGTACAGCGACAAGGGCGGCCCCTACGACGGTGGCAAGGGCCAGTTGTGGCGGTACGCGACGGCGACGGGCGCCTGGACGGACATCAGCCCGGTGGCGGAGGCGGACACCTACTACGGGTTCAGCGGCTTGACCGTCGACCGGCAGGACCCGGGCACGGTCATGGCGACGGCCTACAGCTCCTGGTGGCCGGACACCCAGCTCTTCCGGTCCACCGACAGCGGCGCCACCTGGACCAAGGCGTGGGACTACACGTCGTACCCGAACCGCGCCAACCGCTACACCATGGACGTCTCCTCCTCGCCCTGGCTGACCTGGAACGCCAATCCGGCGCCGCCGGAGCAGACGCCCAAACTCGGCTGGATGACCGAGGCGTTGGAGATCGACCCGTTCAACTCGTCCCGCATGATGTACGGCACGGGCGCGACGATCTACGGCACCGAGAACCTCACCAACTGGGACAGCGACACCCGGTTCACCATCAAGCCGATGGTGCAGGGCCTGGAGGAGACGGCGGTCAACGACCTCGCCTCGCCGCCATCGGGGGCGCCCCTGCTCAGCGCGCTCGGTGACATCGGCGGCTTCCGGCACACGGATCTGACCAAAGTGCCGGCGATGATGTACACCCAGCCGAACTTCACCTCGACGACCAGTCTGGACTTCGCGGAGTCCAACCCGAGCACCGTCGTCCGGGTGGGCAATCTGGACTCGGGTCCGCACATCGCGTTCTCGACGGACAACGGCGCCAACTGGTTCGCGGGGGCGGACCCTTCGGGGGTCTCCGGTGGCGGCACGGTCGCCGCGGCGGCGGACGGCAGCCGGTTCGTGTGGAGTCCGCAGGGCGCCGGGGTGCACCACACGACCGGCTTCGGCACGTCCTGGTCGGCCTCCTCCGGTATCCCGCCGGGCGCGATCGTGGAGTCCGACCGCGTCGACCCCAAGGTCTTCTACGGCTTCAAGTCCGGGAAGTTCTACGTCAGTACGGACGGCGGCGCCACCTTCACCGCCTCCGCCGCGACCGGCCTGCCGAGCGGGGACAGCGTCCGCTTCAAGGCGCTGCCGGGCGCGAAGGGCGATGTGTGGCTGGCGGGCGGCGCGAGTGACGGCGCGTACGGGCTGTGGCACTCCACCGACGGCGGTACGAGCTTCACCAAGCTGTCGAACGTCGAGCAGGCCGACACCATCGGCTTCGGCAAGGCGGCGCCGGGGGCGTCGTACCAGACGCTCTACACCAGCGCGAAGATCGGCGGGGTGCGCGGCATCTTCCGCTCCACCGACCAGGGGGCGACCTGGACGCGGATCAACGACGATGCCCACCAGTGGGGTTGGACGGGCGCCGCGATCACCGGTGATCCGCGGGTCTACGGGCGGGTGTACGTCGCGACCAACGGCCGGGGCGTCATCTACGGCGACTCCTCCGACAGCGGCGGCACGGATCCTGATCCCGATCCCACGCCGACCGGCGCCTGCGCGGTGACGTACCAGGTCACCAACCAGTGGCAGGGCGGCTTCCAGGCGGATGTGCAGCTCACCAACACCGGTACGAGCGCCTGGTCCGGCTGGAACCTCGCCTGGTCCTTCCCCGACGGACAGACGATCTCCCAGATGTGGAACGCCGAGCACACGCAGTCGGGTTCCTCGGTCACGGCGAAGAACGTGGGCTGGAACGCCAATGTGGCGCCCGGCAGTTCGGTGAGCTTCGGCTTCACCGGCAACTGGACCGGCACCAACTCCGAGCCCACGGCCTTCAAGGTGGGCGACCGGTCCTGCACGGTGAGCTGA